From one Treponema denticola genomic stretch:
- the wbaP gene encoding undecaprenyl-phosphate galactose phosphotransferase WbaP — MQPSEFTSWFKTHFNHTSSFATGLTFMIFDCIGIMLCFGGSFFAINAVDRSLIVFRDFINYWIYLPAFAAAFFAARLYPGIMLQPADEVRKFSLTSFFCFTGIALSIAVETDDREMLSVALLLATPFATLFLPLLREGIRTAFSSFSWWGVPVVIYVSNENKYTIADRLLNKPSLSYRPAAIINIDATDYEEYKGIPVFPYSQEIEDCVHACNITTAIVMELPEGNTANTPLDSILSDYRYIIAIPYYQNIKFVSLSVRNFGDILGFSASNRLTRPINLFIKRCIDLGILLLFSPLILPIIVIIAILVKCTSKGKIFYGHKRIGKNGKQIKVWKFRSMVTDADKRLKELLENNPEMKREWEEHQKLEHDPRITSIGKFLRKTSLDELPQLFNILLGQMSFVGPRPVTEPEKEKYGDTFKYIFSVTPGLSGMWQISGRSSTGYDERIFLDTFYIQNWSIWLDIWIILQTFIVVVTRKGAY, encoded by the coding sequence ATGCAGCCATCGGAATTTACTAGTTGGTTTAAAACCCATTTTAATCATACAAGTTCTTTTGCGACCGGTCTAACATTTATGATCTTCGACTGTATCGGGATAATGCTATGCTTTGGAGGAAGTTTTTTTGCTATTAATGCAGTAGATCGTTCATTGATTGTATTCCGTGATTTTATAAACTACTGGATATACCTTCCGGCCTTTGCTGCAGCATTTTTTGCAGCTCGTCTTTATCCCGGTATCATGCTTCAGCCGGCTGACGAAGTACGTAAATTCTCTCTTACTTCTTTTTTTTGTTTTACGGGAATTGCTCTTTCCATAGCAGTTGAAACGGATGATAGAGAGATGTTAAGTGTTGCCCTCCTTTTAGCAACTCCTTTTGCAACTCTGTTTCTACCCTTATTAAGGGAAGGAATACGGACTGCATTTAGTTCCTTTAGCTGGTGGGGCGTTCCGGTAGTTATATACGTAAGCAATGAAAATAAGTACACAATAGCAGACAGGCTATTAAATAAACCTTCATTAAGTTACCGCCCGGCAGCAATCATCAATATCGATGCAACAGACTACGAGGAATACAAAGGAATCCCTGTATTCCCTTATTCACAAGAAATTGAAGATTGTGTTCACGCCTGTAATATTACAACAGCAATCGTTATGGAATTGCCGGAAGGTAATACGGCAAATACCCCATTGGACTCAATTCTTTCCGATTACCGCTACATCATTGCAATACCGTACTATCAAAATATAAAATTCGTATCGCTTTCAGTGAGAAACTTCGGCGATATTTTAGGTTTTTCCGCATCGAATCGTTTGACTCGTCCCATCAATTTATTTATCAAACGATGTATCGATTTAGGCATATTACTTTTGTTTTCGCCGTTAATACTCCCGATTATAGTCATCATAGCGATTCTTGTAAAATGTACTTCAAAAGGAAAGATATTCTATGGACATAAGCGTATCGGCAAAAACGGTAAGCAAATTAAGGTGTGGAAATTTCGATCAATGGTAACTGATGCGGATAAACGTTTAAAAGAATTACTGGAGAATAACCCGGAAATGAAACGTGAATGGGAGGAACATCAAAAGCTTGAGCATGATCCGCGTATTACCTCCATTGGAAAATTTTTACGCAAAACAAGCCTTGATGAATTGCCTCAGCTTTTTAATATTCTACTTGGTCAAATGAGTTTTGTCGGTCCACGCCCTGTTACCGAACCTGAAAAAGAAAAATACGGTGATACATTTAAATATATATTTTCCGTCACCCCCGGATTATCAGGCATGTGGCAAATATCCGGCCGATCATCAACAGGATATGATGAGAGAATTTTTCTGGATACTTTTTATATTCAAAATTGGTCAATCTGGCTGGATATTTGGATTATTTTACAAACCTTCATCGTTGTTGTTACTAGAAAAGGTGCGTATTAA
- a CDS encoding glycosyltransferase family 32 protein, which produces MIPKVIHYCWFGENPLPETALRCIESWKKYCPGYEIKEWNEKNYDVNKITYISEAYRSKKYAFVSDYVRFDILYQYGGVYFDTDVEVIKPIDEIIEKGAFFGMEIIGTVNPGLGIAAAAGNTLYAYVLESYKKSNFIKSNGRMDLTTVVERVTSIFRKYGLTKDNAVQTVMDITIYPVDYFNPKDPRTGIISITPNTYTIHHFDASWTIPLRKKYIKYSKFLIPKIGCILTNIILSPMRIICIIKEVGFCGFVKKFTNHYLKPN; this is translated from the coding sequence ATGATTCCAAAGGTAATTCATTATTGTTGGTTCGGGGAAAATCCTTTACCTGAAACAGCCCTTAGGTGTATTGAATCATGGAAAAAATATTGTCCCGGCTATGAAATAAAAGAATGGAACGAAAAAAACTATGATGTAAATAAAATTACTTATATTTCTGAAGCCTATCGTTCAAAAAAGTATGCCTTTGTAAGTGATTATGTCAGGTTTGATATTTTGTATCAATACGGCGGCGTGTATTTTGATACTGATGTTGAAGTAATTAAGCCCATTGATGAAATTATTGAAAAAGGCGCTTTTTTCGGTATGGAAATCATTGGAACTGTAAATCCGGGCTTAGGTATTGCAGCCGCTGCAGGAAATACCCTTTATGCCTACGTTTTAGAGTCATATAAAAAGAGTAATTTTATAAAATCCAATGGCAGGATGGACCTTACAACAGTAGTTGAGCGTGTTACTTCTATATTTAGGAAATATGGATTAACTAAAGATAATGCTGTTCAGACTGTTATGGATATTACAATCTATCCGGTTGATTATTTTAATCCTAAGGACCCAAGGACAGGTATAATCAGTATAACTCCTAATACATATACTATTCACCACTTTGATGCCAGTTGGACCATCCCTTTAAGAAAGAAATATATAAAATATTCTAAATTTTTGATTCCCAAGATAGGCTGCATTCTAACTAATATTATTCTATCACCAATGCGTATTATATGTATTATTAAAGAAGTAGGTTTTTGTGGGTTTGTGAAAAAATTCACTAATCATTATTTAAAACCGAACTAG
- a CDS encoding CDP-glycerol glycerophosphotransferase family protein, whose product MLPLLYIDPGTGSILFSIVIGLITTLYFLTKTAIIRLKVLIYKDKTKVNESKTDFVFYSEGKQYWNVFAPICNEFEKNKVKVLFYTSSEDDPVFLQNYTYVKPEYIGKGNRAFARLNMLEANICLMTTPGLDVYQLKRSKKVKHYSHILHALDDATSYRLFGLDYFDSVLLSGEYQMNGIRELEDLRGIKRKELCVVGCPYLDVLKEKVKDLPQKNEAFTVLVAPSWGTNGILSKYGEKLLTPLVEAGWNIIVRPHPQSKTVESDMLKKLKEKYKTNDNLSWDYEPENITSLSKADIMISDFSSVIFDYCFLFDKPFLYCNNEFDHRPYDSGDLKELPWKFSILKEIGRELKSTDFTDIRKIIQETCESSALKENRLKAKDTAWQNRGKAGEKVYEFLMEIKRTC is encoded by the coding sequence ATGCTTCCATTGTTATATATTGATCCTGGTACGGGCAGTATTCTTTTTTCTATTGTAATCGGGTTAATTACAACTCTATATTTTTTGACAAAAACGGCTATAATAAGATTAAAAGTTTTAATCTACAAGGATAAAACAAAGGTTAATGAAAGTAAAACCGATTTTGTTTTTTATTCTGAGGGCAAACAGTACTGGAATGTATTTGCTCCTATATGTAATGAATTTGAAAAGAATAAGGTAAAAGTTCTTTTTTATACATCTTCCGAAGACGATCCTGTGTTTTTACAAAATTATACATATGTGAAGCCTGAATATATCGGTAAGGGAAATCGAGCTTTTGCTCGGCTGAATATGCTTGAAGCTAATATCTGTTTAATGACTACGCCAGGTCTGGATGTATATCAATTAAAGAGATCTAAAAAAGTAAAGCATTACAGCCATATTCTTCATGCTCTCGATGATGCTACAAGTTATAGGCTTTTCGGTCTTGATTACTTTGATTCGGTTCTTTTATCAGGTGAGTATCAGATGAATGGAATAAGAGAGCTTGAAGATTTGCGCGGAATAAAGAGAAAAGAATTATGCGTGGTGGGCTGTCCTTATTTGGATGTACTTAAGGAAAAAGTAAAGGACTTACCGCAGAAAAATGAGGCTTTTACCGTTTTGGTAGCTCCTTCATGGGGTACGAATGGTATTCTTTCCAAATATGGAGAAAAACTCCTTACTCCTCTTGTAGAAGCAGGATGGAATATTATTGTTCGTCCCCATCCTCAAAGTAAGACGGTCGAGTCCGATATGCTAAAAAAATTAAAAGAAAAGTACAAGACAAACGATAACCTTTCGTGGGATTATGAGCCTGAAAATATTACCTCTCTTTCAAAAGCCGATATAATGATTTCCGATTTTTCGAGTGTTATCTTTGACTATTGCTTTTTATTTGACAAGCCGTTTTTATACTGTAATAACGAATTTGATCATCGGCCTTATGATTCAGGAGATCTAAAAGAGTTGCCATGGAAGTTTTCCATATTAAAAGAAATAGGAAGAGAGTTAAAATCTACAGATTTTACTGACATAAGAAAAATTATTCAAGAAACTTGTGAAAGTTCGGCTTTAAAAGAAAATAGATTAAAAGCTAAAGATACTGCATGGCAAAATAGAGGGAAGGCCGGAGAAAAGGTATATGAATTTTTAATGGAGATTAAAAGAACATGCTAG
- a CDS encoding YidC/Oxa1 family membrane protein insertase — MLNVLYMIFIYPVYMFVEFAFFLANNVTDDYIGFSIILLSITVNVICLPIYNVAEKWQEKERDIQKRLKPKIRDIKAVFKGDERYMMLSAYYRQNRYHPLYAMRGMFALLIQIPFFIAAYKLLSGLPMLNNASFWFLKDLGNPDGLLNIAGSNVNALPIVMTVINISASAVYSKGLDIKEKLQLYITAAVFLVLLYNSPSGLVFYWTLNNIFSLFKNIFYRIKLSKKMWYIIAVLFFVSLTVITKNSTSKLRPLVIMEFFTALILFVPVIWIVVSKFLLKNIRSVFNDDKERFSLFFQSAIALFMFLGLVIPTATIASSPQEFVNFENISNPFIILFYTTVQSIGCLFWLVCLYKLFQKKVQISFTFGSIIVLTVAILNAYLFQDKYVSINNLLMFSDSGKLRHTQYELIINLFAMGITSIIVFFILYSGIIKKYIGTVLKILLISFVAVTTVSSTTIYKEFRSMRSTVNAAPVSDKAYRISKTGKNIFIFMLDRSMNFFIDPIFESSELVKKEYTGFTVFENSVAFGLSTNFSTPSLFGGYEYTPEKIDARKDELLVDKHNEALSVLPRLFSEHNWCVSFTDPSWLNYSWIPDLSVFKKYNMRAKNIDGDGIYTHDLLKQTVHGSVPQSKIYGIRRNMLYFSLFKILPLEVRRIFYANGMYGGVGVPIYSAAFMNAYSALENITEEVEFVENTNCINIIVNNVTHEPPRREILQMIGKNFLIPIAESYCLNETTESHFYSNYLAHESCAHFFSFLKKHGCWHNSRIILVGDHGGGGIRTNGMKFIDDFSASDSYFSPEALIPLIMMKDFDSDGALKKDYTFMTLADIPALTTKDFPPELQKNPFTGKKFLDTQDKAVIKAVSLGNWHANHQLKSTQFEVDSWTFIKDNVYDPANWSRTNFNEE, encoded by the coding sequence ATGTTAAATGTTTTATATATGATTTTTATATACCCTGTATATATGTTTGTTGAGTTTGCGTTTTTTCTTGCAAACAATGTTACAGATGATTATATAGGTTTTTCTATTATTTTGTTAAGCATCACGGTAAATGTAATTTGCTTACCGATATATAACGTTGCCGAAAAATGGCAGGAAAAAGAGCGAGATATCCAAAAAAGATTAAAGCCGAAAATTCGTGATATAAAAGCTGTTTTTAAAGGCGATGAACGGTATATGATGCTTTCTGCTTATTATAGGCAAAATCGGTATCATCCGCTATATGCAATGCGTGGTATGTTTGCACTGCTTATTCAAATACCTTTTTTTATTGCTGCATATAAGCTTTTATCGGGTTTGCCGATGCTCAATAACGCATCGTTTTGGTTTTTAAAAGATTTAGGGAATCCGGATGGTTTATTGAATATAGCCGGTAGCAATGTGAATGCCTTGCCGATAGTTATGACAGTCATAAATATTTCTGCATCTGCTGTGTATTCAAAAGGCTTAGACATAAAAGAGAAATTGCAGCTGTATATTACTGCTGCCGTTTTTCTTGTTTTATTGTACAATTCGCCTTCAGGATTAGTATTCTACTGGACATTAAACAATATTTTTTCGCTTTTTAAAAATATCTTTTATAGGATAAAATTGAGCAAAAAAATGTGGTACATCATTGCTGTACTATTTTTTGTTTCTCTTACAGTTATAACTAAAAATAGCACTTCAAAATTACGGCCATTAGTTATTATGGAGTTTTTTACTGCTCTTATATTATTTGTGCCTGTAATATGGATAGTTGTGTCCAAATTTTTACTTAAAAATATCAGATCCGTTTTTAATGATGACAAAGAACGCTTCTCTCTTTTCTTCCAAAGCGCTATCGCTCTGTTTATGTTTTTAGGTTTAGTAATTCCTACAGCGACTATTGCGAGTTCTCCGCAAGAATTTGTTAATTTTGAAAATATTTCCAATCCTTTCATTATCCTTTTCTATACCACTGTGCAAAGTATCGGCTGTTTATTTTGGTTGGTGTGTCTCTATAAGTTATTTCAAAAAAAAGTACAAATTTCTTTTACATTCGGTTCGATTATAGTGCTTACGGTTGCAATACTCAATGCTTATCTTTTTCAAGATAAATACGTCAGCATCAATAATCTGCTTATGTTTTCTGATTCAGGAAAGTTGCGGCATACGCAGTATGAGCTTATAATAAATTTATTTGCGATGGGAATAACTAGCATTATTGTATTTTTTATACTTTATTCTGGTATTATAAAAAAATATATCGGTACGGTATTAAAAATACTGCTTATTTCCTTTGTTGCCGTTACGACGGTCTCCTCAACCACAATTTATAAAGAGTTTCGTTCTATGCGCTCTACTGTCAATGCAGCACCTGTATCCGATAAGGCGTATCGAATAAGTAAAACAGGGAAAAATATCTTTATATTCATGTTAGATCGATCTATGAATTTTTTTATTGATCCTATATTTGAATCTTCCGAACTGGTAAAAAAAGAATATACCGGATTTACAGTTTTTGAAAATAGTGTTGCCTTCGGTCTAAGTACCAATTTTAGTACTCCGTCATTATTCGGCGGTTATGAATACACCCCAGAAAAGATTGATGCCCGTAAAGATGAGTTGTTAGTTGATAAACATAATGAAGCATTAAGTGTGTTACCGCGCCTTTTTAGCGAACATAATTGGTGTGTTAGCTTTACTGATCCGTCATGGCTGAATTATTCTTGGATTCCCGATCTTTCGGTATTTAAGAAATATAATATGAGAGCAAAAAATATTGATGGGGATGGAATATATACGCATGACCTTCTTAAACAGACTGTCCACGGTTCGGTTCCTCAGTCAAAAATATATGGAATTCGCCGTAATATGCTGTATTTTTCTCTATTTAAAATTTTACCGCTTGAAGTACGGCGGATATTTTATGCAAATGGAATGTACGGTGGTGTGGGCGTCCCTATTTATTCCGCTGCGTTTATGAATGCCTATTCTGCTCTAGAGAATATTACGGAAGAAGTTGAATTTGTGGAAAATACAAATTGTATAAATATAATCGTCAATAATGTGACACATGAACCTCCTCGAAGAGAAATTTTGCAGATGATCGGAAAGAATTTTTTAATTCCGATAGCAGAAAGTTATTGTCTTAATGAAACAACAGAAAGTCATTTTTATTCTAATTATCTGGCACACGAATCGTGTGCACACTTTTTTAGTTTTTTGAAAAAACATGGGTGTTGGCATAATTCCCGTATAATTCTTGTAGGAGATCATGGAGGTGGCGGTATACGTACGAATGGCATGAAATTTATTGACGATTTCTCGGCTTCGGATTCTTATTTTTCACCTGAAGCTTTGATACCGTTAATTATGATGAAAGATTTCGATTCAGATGGGGCATTAAAAAAAGATTATACATTTATGACATTAGCTGATATTCCGGCATTAACTACCAAAGATTTCCCGCCCGAATTACAAAAGAATCCGTTTACAGGGAAAAAATTTCTGGATACCCAAGATAAAGCGGTTATAAAAGCGGTAAGTTTGGGAAACTGGCATGCTAATCATCAATTAAAATCTACGCAGTTTGAGGTTGATAGTTGGACTTTTATAAAAGATAATGTCTACGATCCTGCAAATTGGAGTAGAACAAATTTTAATGAGGAATAA
- the yidC gene encoding membrane protein insertase YidC → MQIVLYTLFIYPLESIIEFIFLVAFKIFNENTGGAIVIVSLFVNIVTLPLYTAAESWQNKERELQKKLKHKIDDIKAVFSGDERYMILSTYYRQNNYHPIYSLRGMLGLMLQIPFFIAAYHFLSGLVLLQGSSFLFLDNLGMPDALIKIGVYSINLLPILMTVINIMSAAIYTKGLPIKEKIQLYVMAVLFLVLLYGSPSGLVLYWTLNNLFSLGKNILIKIRYDRRLWYYIGLIGIIVGGVVVITTARKPVVIILMAGVMGLYILLPWLIKILCAFIYSTAFFKSNKNINTLFICSVLSIAVLLGFLIPSALIASSVQEFSYTMQYRNPFFLLWITFLQSIGFVLIWPTIIYRLTSTRVKPIFSFIAFTFLICFVINVFIFQGNYGTLTGFLSFISDEALVHTLKEQVANILLLCVAVVCIGFLLKGKFSRGAIIIAAILLTSVLTLSTINAFKISTGYKNVTKLIQIDKKNKSIGHLEKVYGFSKTHKNVLIFMLDRMPGIFIPSIFEDFPALYEKFTGFTLYPNTISFGGHTYIGAPLLYGGYEYTPEAFRKNADPHRDMYNESLCVMPRLFSEAGWNTVITDASLANHSWIPDNSIFEPYSGVKALNLEGKYVGEWIRKHNIELQKNILPFSETLRNMIRFSFIKASPYILRRYLYNNGRYLHSKTSAHGLFDFITKAAPIEFIKHDIYTHCNRNCFNLIVNNLPHTPISAQQARLFCSESFVKKCEERCKNEVTLNHYISDVYLFTIFGDMIDLLKENGVYDNTRIIFVADHACENLILNNSQFNTDFKDKTFQQTYYMPILMVKDFNAEGALKIDMTFMTNADAPILATSGFENVTSPLTNNPFTGKSFVETRNKDNIVIANILEDDVLNIYLKEKDIFVESNWRKLKK, encoded by the coding sequence ATGCAAATTGTTCTTTATACCTTATTCATTTATCCCCTCGAATCGATTATCGAGTTTATTTTTTTAGTAGCATTTAAGATATTCAATGAAAATACCGGAGGCGCTATAGTTATAGTCAGTTTATTTGTAAATATTGTTACCTTGCCCTTGTATACTGCAGCGGAATCATGGCAAAACAAAGAAAGAGAATTGCAAAAAAAGTTAAAACATAAAATTGATGATATAAAAGCTGTCTTTTCCGGTGATGAACGATATATGATATTGTCAACCTATTATCGTCAAAATAATTATCATCCGATATATTCATTACGCGGTATGCTTGGCCTTATGCTGCAGATTCCTTTCTTTATCGCAGCGTATCATTTTCTATCCGGACTCGTTTTATTACAAGGCTCATCATTTCTTTTTCTTGATAATTTAGGCATGCCGGATGCTTTAATAAAAATCGGTGTATATTCGATAAATCTTTTGCCTATTCTTATGACAGTAATAAACATTATGTCCGCAGCAATTTATACTAAAGGACTTCCTATTAAAGAGAAAATACAACTATATGTTATGGCTGTCCTTTTTTTAGTTTTGCTTTACGGATCGCCTTCCGGTCTTGTTCTTTATTGGACGTTAAACAACTTGTTTTCATTAGGAAAAAATATTTTAATAAAAATTCGCTATGATAGGAGACTATGGTATTATATAGGCCTTATTGGTATTATAGTAGGTGGAGTGGTTGTAATAACCACTGCTCGGAAACCGGTTGTTATTATACTTATGGCTGGTGTAATGGGACTATATATTTTGCTTCCATGGCTTATTAAAATTCTATGTGCATTTATATATTCAACAGCTTTTTTTAAAAGCAATAAAAATATAAATACACTTTTTATTTGTTCTGTCCTTTCCATAGCTGTTCTCTTAGGTTTTCTTATTCCTTCTGCGCTCATTGCTTCCTCTGTACAAGAATTTTCGTATACAATGCAGTATCGAAATCCTTTCTTTTTATTGTGGATTACTTTCCTACAAAGTATCGGTTTTGTTCTTATATGGCCGACAATTATATACCGCCTGACGAGCACTCGAGTAAAACCCATTTTTTCTTTTATCGCTTTTACCTTTCTCATTTGCTTTGTTATTAATGTGTTTATTTTTCAGGGGAACTATGGAACGCTGACAGGGTTTCTTTCTTTTATTTCCGATGAAGCCTTAGTTCATACATTAAAAGAACAGGTAGCTAATATACTTCTGCTTTGCGTTGCCGTAGTTTGTATCGGTTTTCTGTTGAAGGGAAAATTTTCGCGAGGTGCTATTATTATCGCTGCGATTTTACTTACATCGGTTTTGACGCTGTCAACGATTAATGCATTTAAAATATCGACGGGGTATAAAAATGTAACAAAGCTCATACAAATCGATAAAAAAAATAAATCAATCGGTCATCTTGAAAAGGTCTATGGCTTTAGCAAAACACATAAGAATGTTTTAATTTTTATGCTTGATAGAATGCCCGGTATATTTATTCCGTCTATTTTTGAAGACTTTCCTGCATTATATGAAAAATTTACCGGTTTTACATTGTACCCGAATACCATTTCATTCGGCGGACATACTTATATCGGTGCGCCTTTATTATACGGCGGCTATGAATATACACCGGAAGCCTTTAGAAAAAACGCTGATCCTCATCGGGATATGTATAATGAATCGTTATGTGTTATGCCGCGTCTTTTTTCTGAGGCTGGCTGGAACACCGTTATTACTGATGCGTCGCTTGCAAACCACAGCTGGATACCTGATAATTCAATTTTTGAGCCATATAGCGGAGTAAAGGCATTGAACCTTGAAGGTAAATACGTTGGAGAATGGATTCGGAAACATAATATTGAACTACAAAAGAATATATTGCCTTTTTCTGAGACACTGCGTAACATGATACGATTTTCTTTTATTAAGGCATCGCCATATATTCTGAGGCGTTATCTTTATAATAATGGACGGTATTTACATAGTAAAACCTCTGCGCATGGATTGTTTGATTTTATTACAAAAGCAGCCCCAATTGAGTTTATCAAGCATGATATTTATACTCATTGTAACCGCAATTGTTTTAACTTGATTGTGAATAATCTTCCACACACGCCGATTTCCGCGCAGCAAGCTCGTTTATTTTGTTCCGAGTCCTTTGTAAAAAAATGTGAAGAGAGATGCAAAAATGAGGTTACGCTTAATCATTATATTTCCGACGTCTATCTGTTTACCATATTTGGTGATATGATTGATCTATTAAAAGAAAACGGTGTTTATGATAATACCAGAATTATTTTTGTTGCCGATCATGCTTGCGAAAACTTGATATTAAATAATTCTCAATTCAATACGGATTTTAAGGACAAAACCTTTCAGCAAACTTACTATATGCCTATTTTAATGGTAAAAGATTTTAATGCGGAAGGGGCTTTGAAAATCGATATGACGTTTATGACAAATGCCGATGCGCCGATTTTGGCAACGTCAGGATTTGAAAATGTTACCTCTCCCCTTACAAACAATCCTTTTACAGGAAAATCATTTGTTGAAACAAGAAATAAAGACAATATCGTAATTGCTAATATTTTGGAAGATGATGTATTAAATATTTATCTTAAAGAAAAGGATATTTTTGTAGAATCTAATTGGAGAAAATTAAAAAAATAA
- a CDS encoding glycosyltransferase family 25 protein: MTPNEIITIFTPTFNREQTLERCYQSLLKQKNYNFGWLVIDDGSTDNTASLIANFSKTAPFTINYIYQENSGKQAAWNKALDVCTTEYFICLDSDDALIDNALENVMPYLTDIKNDTKIVGIRCNAINSLKNTIDSAYLSSEPIKESWFEEVVNNKFVGEKLDVFKTAVLRQFYFPVAENVKFIPENWLYSSIAKAGFLFLYLPIALRIFYDYDDKSRLTLTPVLKHAEGHYICRSHLLKIMPKSIWFRNPLFYLKTLVRFSQAARITKKTFKMRMRDSASFITAVLSYILQYVKIGVAATTKVIQDNMPVYVLNLEHNPERKQYMQNILQGIPITYEFFPAVYGKEIKNIDEVYDEKESLRILKRKLNMGEIGCALSHRLIYKKMIDENIPQALILEDDVSLLPDFYPVYRALSGKRIGNKVILLGTTVTKRIKKIWKERLTDTYSMYLVLNNYPGTYGYVIGLDAAKKIYYHNEKVFIEADRWKYYRRFSQIWLVAPSVVTVNEVFPSEIGSYLRHTPR, translated from the coding sequence ATGACCCCGAATGAAATAATAACAATTTTTACTCCGACATTTAACAGAGAACAAACGTTAGAACGCTGTTATCAAAGTTTACTAAAGCAAAAGAATTATAATTTTGGTTGGTTGGTCATTGATGACGGTTCAACAGATAATACGGCATCGCTTATTGCAAATTTTAGTAAAACGGCTCCGTTTACTATTAATTATATCTATCAGGAAAATTCAGGGAAACAGGCTGCTTGGAATAAAGCTTTGGATGTCTGCACAACGGAATATTTTATATGTTTGGATTCTGATGATGCGCTTATCGATAATGCTTTAGAAAATGTAATGCCGTATTTAACTGATATAAAAAACGATACGAAAATTGTAGGTATACGGTGTAATGCAATAAATTCTCTCAAAAATACAATTGATAGCGCTTATTTGTCATCAGAACCTATTAAAGAATCTTGGTTTGAGGAAGTTGTAAATAATAAATTTGTCGGAGAAAAATTGGATGTGTTTAAAACTGCCGTATTACGGCAATTTTATTTCCCTGTAGCCGAAAATGTAAAATTCATTCCTGAAAATTGGTTGTACAGTTCTATTGCAAAAGCCGGATTTCTGTTTTTGTATTTACCTATTGCTTTAAGAATATTTTATGACTATGATGATAAGAGCCGTTTAACGTTGACTCCGGTATTGAAGCATGCAGAGGGGCATTATATATGCCGGAGTCATTTATTAAAAATCATGCCGAAATCTATTTGGTTTAGGAATCCTCTTTTTTATTTAAAAACACTGGTTCGGTTTTCTCAAGCTGCAAGAATAACCAAAAAAACATTTAAAATGCGTATGCGTGATTCTGCTTCTTTTATAACAGCTGTATTAAGTTACATATTACAGTATGTAAAGATAGGTGTTGCTGCTACTACTAAGGTGATACAAGATAACATGCCGGTATATGTACTTAATCTTGAACATAATCCTGAAAGAAAACAATATATGCAAAATATATTGCAGGGTATTCCTATAACGTATGAGTTTTTTCCTGCCGTTTATGGCAAAGAAATTAAGAATATCGACGAAGTATATGATGAAAAAGAATCTTTAAGGATATTAAAACGAAAGTTAAATATGGGTGAAATAGGATGTGCTCTTAGTCATCGTCTTATTTATAAAAAAATGATTGATGAAAATATTCCTCAAGCCTTAATTCTGGAAGATGATGTATCGCTATTACCTGATTTTTATCCGGTTTATAGGGCTTTATCGGGAAAACGTATTGGAAATAAAGTCATTCTATTAGGAACGACCGTTACCAAACGAATAAAAAAAATATGGAAAGAAAGACTGACTGACACTTATTCGATGTATTTGGTGTTGAATAATTATCCGGGGACATATGGTTATGTTATCGGCTTGGATGCTGCAAAAAAAATATATTATCATAATGAAAAAGTTTTTATCGAGGCAGATCGCTGGAAATATTATAGAAGATTTTCTCAGATATGGCTTGTCGCCCCTTCTGTTGTAACTGTTAATGAAGTGTTTCCGTCTGAAATCGGAAGTTATCTTAGACATACGCCGAGGTAA